Proteins encoded by one window of Engraulis encrasicolus isolate BLACKSEA-1 chromosome 21, IST_EnEncr_1.0, whole genome shotgun sequence:
- the LOC134437570 gene encoding uncharacterized protein LOC134437570, with protein MSVPMDVESLSGHSSCFASDTSLICGSSPSPPATLSGESHSAAASTPSPVCAGPSQSTGESLSLGSLSRETDISATSSPSELAVVCGSSSSYFRLDSDSIDGRSVVPMVDACLGDATSLILEDDDSHNDLENTIRGIRVDNAGDCHISDASRSTELYQDPDEGSSVPLLENTDGSYLDDNSLLEVFSDTPLRRKNTTAWSIDNASLCPVQDLRVVVPTCWQEEGEKQGTAGERNCRDPAGQDPVLSLQLEPEPHLNVDTADASISSPEQQTPTQQLPQDQADGGLERNVEEMQVDIRHLQMVKTQQQDGAQKRQKNGVCTFLRRLCKKLRGLGKRSAKVGPQNTTETYGIVQGTTETPVEEPEKSRSTEQKPSKRKGLRRFCFNVSCFK; from the exons ATGAGTGTGCCCATGGATGTGGAGAGTTTGAGCGGCCATTCCAGCTGTTTTGCATCCGACACCAGCCTTATCTGTGGATCATCCCCCAGTCCG CCTGCGACTTTGAGTGGAGAATCGCACAGTGCTGCTGCTTCCACCCCGAGTCCCGTCTGTGCAGGCCCCAGTCAG TCCACGGGTGAGAGCTTGAGCCTGGGAAGCTTGAGCAGAGAGACCGACATCAGCGCTACTTCCTCCCCCAGCGAACTCGCTGTTGTCTGCGGTTCTAGCAGCAGTTATTTTAGG CTTGATAGTGACTCCATTGATGGGCGGAGTGTGGTCCCCATGGTAGACGCCTGTTTGGGAGACGCCACAAGTCTGATT CTGGAAGATGATGACAGCCACAATGACTTGGAGAACACCATCAGAGGCATCAGGGTGGATAACGCTGGAGACTGCCATATTAGTGACGCCTCCAGATCTACTGAG CTTTACCAAGACCCTGACGAAGGATCGAGTGTCCCTCTCCTAGAGAACACTGATGGTTCCTATTTGGATGATAACAGCCTGCTTGAG GTCTTCAGTGACACTCCTCTAAGGAGAAAGAACACCACTGCCTGGAGCATCGACAACGCCAGCCTCTGCCCAGTGCAGGACCTCAGGGTGGTGGTGCCAACCTGCTGgcaggaggaaggggagaaacAGGGCACCGCAGGGGAGAGAAACTGCAGAGACCCCGCTGGGCAGGACCCAGTGCTCAGCCTCCAGCTGGAGCCAGAGCCCCACCTGAACGTCGACACGGCTGACGCCTCTATCAGTTCCCCTGAGCAGCAGACCCCCACCCAGCAGCTGCCACAGGACCAGGCTGATGGAG GACTGGAGCGCAACGTGGAGGAGATGCAGGTGGATATCAGGCACCTCCAAATGGTGAAGACACAGCAGCAGGACGGCGCCCAGAAACGTCAGAAGAACGGGGTCTGCACCTTCCTAAGACGCCTCTGTAAGAAGCTCCGGGGGCTAGGAAAGAGGAGCGCAAAGGTGGGCCCCCAGAACACCACGGAGACCTACGGCATAGTGCAGGGAACCACGGAGACCCCAGTGGAGGAACCAGAGAAGAGTAGGAGCACGGAGCAGAAGCCGTCCAAAAGGAAAGgcctgaggag GTTCTGCTTCAACGTTTCCTGCTTCAAGTAA